TGTGTAATACCCATGCCAAAAAAGATGGAGGCTTTATTAGCTTCCCCGAACAGCCTTGCCGCCTCCTGAATCTCTTTCATGGGCACCCCTGTTATCCTCTCTATGCGTTCAGGGGAGTAGCCTTCAACCCGCTTCCTAAATTCTTGAAACCCTTCCGTGCGGGCGTCAATGAAATCATTGTTTTGAAGGCCTTCTTCAAGGATCACACTCATCATCCCGTTCAAGAGAGCTACATCGGACCCAGGCCTATGCTTGAGGTGGAGCACGGCATGGGCTGTTAGGTCTATCTCTCGGGGGTCCGCTACTATGATCTTGGTCCCCTTCTTCGTTGCACTAATCATTCGTCTCGAGATGAGCGGATGCTGCTCAGAAGTGTTGGACCCTATAACGAAGATAACGTCGGCCTCCTCGATGTCCTCCTGAGAGTTGGTCATTGCACCGCTTCCAAAAGAGGATATTAGACCTGTAACTGTACTAGCGTGGCATAGTCTAGCGCAATGGTCAATATTATTGGTCCCAACAGTTGCCCTGGCCAGTTTCTGCATCAGATAGTTCTCCTCGTTGGTGGCCTTCGCTGACGACAGGAATGCAAGAGAGTCGCTCCCGTGATTATCTCTGGCTTCCCTAAGTTCATTTGAGACCTTTTCGAGAGCTTCTTCCCAAGTTGCCTCCCTAAAGCCATGTTCTTCTCTAATTAAGGGAGTCTTCAATCTGTCTGGATGGTGGACAAACTCGTGGGCGCTCCACCCCTTGATGCAGAGCTTCCCCTCTCCAGGGCCGTCCTGATGGGGGAGGACTTTTACCACCTTCCTGTTTCGGATCATGAGGAAAAGCCTGCAGCCGGTCCCACAATAGATACAGACAGTTGGGATCTTCATCTGAGGACCTCCAGAATCTTTTCTTTGAACCCGGATGACATTGTCCTGTGGCGCTTGAGACCTATTTCCTCAAAGGTGTACCCCATAGCCAAACCCAAGAGCTGAAGATAAAACATGACAGGCACTTTGAACTCGAGCCCAAGCCTTCGGGAGGTAAGGAGTTGTCCCATGTCGAACTGATAGAAGCACTGGGGGCAAATTACGGTGATGCAGTCAGACCTGGCGTTGTACATAGCCTCGAGCTTGGCGCTGAGAAGTTTGTCCGCCCCGTCTTTATCCCCGTAATTGGTAAGGGTCCAGCCGCAACAGAGAGTTTTGAGATCAAAATTAGCAGGTGCCGAGCCTAATGCAGTAACCATTGAGTCTAGCACCTGAGGATCGAAGGGGTCGTCGAATGCCATAATCTCAGGGGGGCTGACAATGTGACAGCCAGTATGACCAGCAACTGTAAGACCCTTTAGAGGTCTCTCAATTTTGCCAGTAACCCGATGTAGTCCCAGGTCATCCACAAGCACAGATGCAAAGTGCTTAACCTCCACAGTCCCTTTAAACTGGTGATTGGTATCACTGAGAACCTCGTTGACCTTCTCCCTCGCCTCTTCGTCCTCCTTCAGGGCATGATTAACATGTCTGAGGGAGTATGTACACCCGTTGCAAAGGGTGATTATATCGAGCCCTTCCTCTTCGGCAAGAGAGATATTCCGAGCGGCAATTACCATACCTGCAAACTTATCGTTAGAGAGAAAGCCCACAGGCTCAGGGCAACAGCTGAATCCCTTTGTCTCCTGGAGCTCCACCCCCAATTCCCCAAGCACTCTAACGGAGACCTTTTCAATGTGGGGTAGCCTCACTGGTAAGAAGCAGCCTTTAAAGAAGCTATATTTTACTGTTTTTTCCCCCTATATTGACGAATCTTAATTGAAAGCCCAGTTTTATCAGCGATCTTTTTCAAGTCATCTGCTCCCGATTCGTCAAGAGGGCTCAGACCCATCTGCTGGCGATGACGCCTGGAAGAGGCTGTAAGG
This genomic stretch from Candidatus Bathyarchaeota archaeon harbors:
- a CDS encoding heterodisulfide reductase-related iron-sulfur binding cluster; this translates as MEVKHFASVLVDDLGLHRVTGKIERPLKGLTVAGHTGCHIVSPPEIMAFDDPFDPQVLDSMVTALGSAPANFDLKTLCCGWTLTNYGDKDGADKLLSAKLEAMYNARSDCITVICPQCFYQFDMGQLLTSRRLGLEFKVPVMFYLQLLGLAMGYTFEEIGLKRHRTMSSGFKEKILEVLR